A region from the Leptospira venezuelensis genome encodes:
- a CDS encoding YnfA family protein, translating to MEYFKSVMIFIFAGLCEIGGGYLVWLWYKESKSVVYLIIGGLILALYGVVAALQSSSFGRVYATYGGFFIVMSLLWAWKMDGFQPDRYDIIGSLIALFGVAVIYYTPR from the coding sequence ATGGAATACTTTAAATCGGTAATGATCTTTATATTCGCAGGTCTTTGTGAAATAGGCGGCGGATATCTTGTATGGCTTTGGTACAAAGAATCCAAATCAGTAGTCTATCTGATTATTGGCGGATTGATCTTAGCTTTGTACGGAGTAGTCGCCGCTTTACAATCTTCTTCCTTTGGAAGAGTGTACGCTACCTACGGTGGATTCTTTATTGTGATGTCTTTGTTATGGGCCTGGAAGATGGATGGGTTTCAACCAGACCGATATGACATCATAGGATCTTTGATCGCCTTATTTGGAGTAGCAGTTATTTATTATACTCCGAGATAA
- a CDS encoding ABA4-like family protein codes for MTPELTFKLASNFAIIGWLLLAGLPNARVTKLLVRNGVWPLVLSGLYLLILALYARGGFDFGSLEGVTKLFENPWVLLAGWVHYLAFDLFVGIWETKEAEVLGISKWILIPCLFLTLMFGPIGYLLFQIVRWRKGGNHASI; via the coding sequence ATGACTCCAGAATTAACATTCAAACTAGCTAGCAATTTTGCGATTATAGGCTGGTTATTACTCGCAGGTCTTCCAAATGCTAGAGTAACTAAATTATTGGTAAGAAACGGGGTTTGGCCTTTGGTCCTTTCCGGATTGTATTTGCTGATACTTGCGTTGTATGCGAGGGGAGGATTCGATTTCGGATCATTGGAAGGTGTAACTAAGCTGTTTGAAAATCCTTGGGTCTTACTCGCAGGTTGGGTTCACTATCTTGCCTTCGACCTATTTGTTGGAATTTGGGAAACAAAAGAAGCAGAGGTATTGGGTATTTCCAAATGGATACTGATCCCTTGTTTATTTTTAACACTGATGTTTGGACCAATCGGTTATTTATTATTTCAAATTGTTCGTTGGAGAAAAGGAGGAAACCATGCAAGCATCTAA
- a CDS encoding carboxypeptidase M32 — MWESELQNWENILPAFKTYRDEFRNIYHLRNIGSVLHWDMEIGIPSDGLGERGDQLSFLSGLAHKSFISDSFRSLAEKAREENSRSDAPGKSLRERELHLLFKDLDRSSCLPISWVEEFSKVTSQAHSIWVDARKKNDASSFLPILQKIVDLVFQKADYFGYSTEAYDALLDEYEPEAKASGLEVLFADLRKSLVPLIAKAKDAEFPFQGNFPIDSQIPFNTSLPVLLGLPESGFRLDSSAHPFSTSLGSFDKRITTRYEESDPLSSVYSVLHETGHALYEAGISLIVGGPSPLKDSVSLGVHESQSRLWENQVGRSKEFWQGIYPLFLKNLGISESSLPFSKLYSFVNKSKPSLIRVEADQITYNLHVILRFQIERAIFKKELALKDLSDAWKDGMKSLLGVDVPDDSQGFLQDVHWSGGAFGYFPTYSLGNIYAAQLYSAFVCQNPKFKDELKNRETSSLLNWLRKHVHSKGRSLEAKELIRQATGEEPNSKYLVEYLDSKINEQEEI; from the coding sequence ATGTGGGAATCTGAGCTTCAAAATTGGGAAAATATCCTTCCGGCGTTCAAGACGTATCGGGATGAATTCCGTAATATCTATCATCTTAGGAATATTGGAAGTGTATTGCATTGGGACATGGAGATCGGTATCCCAAGCGACGGCTTAGGTGAAAGAGGTGATCAACTTAGTTTTCTTTCCGGACTTGCTCATAAATCTTTTATCAGTGATTCATTTCGCAGTTTAGCGGAGAAAGCAAGAGAAGAAAATTCTCGCTCTGATGCTCCGGGTAAATCTCTTAGAGAAAGAGAACTGCATTTATTATTCAAAGATCTGGATCGTTCTTCTTGTTTGCCTATCTCTTGGGTGGAAGAATTTTCCAAGGTTACAAGTCAGGCTCATTCTATTTGGGTAGATGCAAGAAAGAAGAATGATGCTTCTTCTTTTCTTCCTATCTTACAAAAGATCGTAGATCTTGTATTTCAGAAGGCTGACTATTTTGGTTATTCTACGGAAGCGTATGACGCTCTTTTAGATGAATATGAACCGGAAGCAAAAGCTTCAGGCTTAGAAGTTCTATTCGCTGATCTTAGAAAATCTTTAGTACCTCTAATTGCGAAAGCAAAAGATGCAGAGTTTCCTTTTCAGGGAAATTTTCCGATCGATTCTCAGATTCCTTTTAATACAAGTCTTCCTGTTCTTTTGGGTTTGCCTGAGTCAGGATTTCGTTTGGATTCCAGCGCTCATCCATTCTCTACTTCTTTAGGTTCTTTTGATAAAAGGATCACAACACGTTACGAAGAATCTGATCCACTTTCTTCCGTGTATTCCGTTTTGCATGAAACTGGTCATGCTTTGTATGAGGCTGGAATTTCTTTAATTGTGGGAGGTCCTTCTCCTTTAAAAGATTCCGTTTCTTTAGGTGTTCATGAATCTCAGAGCCGTCTTTGGGAAAACCAAGTGGGAAGGTCCAAAGAATTTTGGCAAGGGATCTATCCTCTATTTCTGAAGAACTTAGGAATCTCCGAATCTTCCCTCCCTTTTTCTAAACTTTATTCTTTTGTGAATAAATCCAAACCCTCTTTGATCAGAGTAGAAGCAGACCAGATTACTTATAATCTACATGTGATCTTACGATTCCAAATTGAAAGGGCAATTTTCAAAAAGGAACTGGCTTTAAAAGATCTTTCAGATGCTTGGAAAGATGGAATGAAATCTTTGCTTGGTGTAGATGTTCCGGATGATTCACAAGGATTTTTGCAGGATGTTCATTGGAGCGGCGGGGCCTTCGGTTATTTTCCTACTTACTCTTTGGGAAATATTTATGCGGCCCAACTCTATTCCGCCTTCGTCTGTCAAAATCCTAAGTTTAAGGATGAATTGAAAAACAGAGAAACTTCTTCTCTCCTTAATTGGCTTAGAAAACATGTTCACAGTAAGGGTAGGAGTCTGGAAGCAAAGGAACTCATCCGACAAGCAACCGGAGAAGAGCCAAACTCCAAATACTTAGTGGAATATTTGGATTCTAAGATCAATGAACAAGAGGAAATATGA